From a region of the Impatiens glandulifera chromosome 4, dImpGla2.1, whole genome shotgun sequence genome:
- the LOC124935972 gene encoding uncharacterized protein LOC124935972 isoform X1 — MTGNEVGYRAHNFFAQDATPGLQPSHSVDGSWTMLGNNMWPESQRHGVPIPNSKNYSVGQSDNSRGTGSHTLPEAHGLNFTQSNFRPELVSRNSPSQNSNVNSYMHGYPGYQTNRNETNFLGVDSETDGHNMNSRGSSFYELQQGPAPGHNLSLDSSEPSDSPVSFDFMGGQQQMSGHNTGTLQPFSRQNTLSDMHLLQQEVMFRKMQELQRQQQIQQVEARQHQIQQVEARQQQIQHVEARQQLMSQIPFGGRQASGNHSPAISNGNPISQVNEVLNHHWSGELASANGSWMHRDAATIQGSPSGHKFSPEQGQALNFMGLVPSHVDESLYGVPISSTRIDSNQDSQTSLNKSSTHKMMTSSNHFHSNKFSGFQVENSNRDENSIYRHDDREENIFSHAPRRSVENVNQVGILQRNAFLSNAHERHELADPAKTLQEKMVLQSTSHTPAGLDPDEERILYGDGNIWDALGDGPSAGAEGSSLLHGTGFSNALPSLQSGSWSALMQSAVAETSSSDVGFREETNGPHFPYSEIQDGNNQIYEANAKQESILGENKSNMSSTMHSRSGSLYDGVNLNNNCGVATGSQQSGSRMSYQQGNKLQDSFNKSFKHSHEERNESLNGVSLQKAVAEESQVYGNAAHSGVSEMGVKNTSMPCALPDSYIGMGQPSCKPNGRDLNESGPLNGDLVQVHGNASSLKLPESNDQTRSRYQEMGHPGGLWRPNAISNSHGRLASSSLAGGGNPKLSNIAGMSNPDNLQVSQDINQTLPHTDNFAYWKQADSSMRKNVNEGQVKSNSGPNESPQVLESYNSNKAGIKVHEKENDGDENSFEGNQSNKSHHTFSGGLNDIARSDVDSRAFSGANQKMSGSAGRKPPVRRFQYHPMGNLNDEMDPSHGGGHANHPHIASEQISQGLLGQNQGHRGQSRVSGQVTKNNFETDKGYLPTDSQGKRKREEKGTYPGSSLKSSALSVPTSSTSSQNKGLQSSQHMLELIQKVDQPKDNNLLHLRSSQIKSSSTPEDEISDGSEGQIQQNRSFASRGFGLQLGPPSQGQLQPNELAPPQDPRKMVSSLSATRITQEGYGLKQTGGLLNQIIPGINMRATAATTSLDGHSLQFKRIDESSSGVHTDASSSASFSHNAGMISPDNALSLADASQLTRTRHSHEQFVSQGSGGNILPSIGSVVASNQSKHTGFPKLVPNEWVNVPRPNASRVFQPGTLSGDATPTSSSSQHMEEKDAEKAGRGSSNVNSPGLVQEETQVRERVVDQRAGSVDSDLTGKVTATQVKEVGAFMHSSSNQRDIEAFGRTLISQNYSLLHQVKAMKNPEMNLCDGDLNRLKMPDNALIPQKIAQFSESSTSTFDRLNLNAVTSNDSKMLKFSGPMDKGERNVPSQAELGLDSRIPNHYYQISPQMAPSWFNKFGTMNNGQVLPAHDDARNASTLKTTDQAITLGMSYSIHSPLLSKQVDAMAEPSQVVNILGSSTSNSLPTESSLQMLPQGIIDTPLPVVRQKKRKTATSELLPWHKELSQGPQNIPSISIAEEKWAKAANRLIDKVDEDAENEDVRGTKRLKRRLILTTQLMQQLFYPPSSVHLSADASSSYHSVCYSAARLTLGDACSLSCLGSDDDATLANESILLDKHKNLRGRNREHLSTDIEVFLNRAQKLEIEFTRLDKRVSVLDSRLECQDLEKFSVINRFAKFHNRGQSSDGGADGSNSQQRLYPQRYVTALPMPSNVPDMVQCLSL, encoded by the exons ATGACTGGGAACGAAGTTGGATACAGGGCTCACAACTTCTTTGCACAGGATGCAACCCCTGGCCTCCAACCCTCTCATTCTGTGGATGGTAGTTGGACAATGCTTGGTAACAATATGTGGCCTGAAAGCCAGAGACATGGAGTTCCCATCCccaattcaaaaaattatagtGTTGGACAATCAG ATAATAGTAGAGGAACTGGCAGCCATACGTTGCCAGAAGCGCATGGATTGAACTTTACGCAATCAAATTTTAGGCCAGAGCTTGTTAGCAGGAATTCTCCAAGCCAAAACTCAAATGTCAATAGCTACATGCACGGATATCCGGGTTACCAAACAAACCGGAATGAGACAAATTTCTTAGGAGTAGATTCTGAAACTGATGGCCACAATATGAATTCAAGAGGTTCTTCTTTCTATGAATTGCAGCAAGGACCTGCTCCTGGACATAACTTATCTCTAGATAGTTCAGAACCATCTGATTCTCCTGTTAGTTTTGATTTTATGGGTGGCCAGCAACAAATGAGTGGCCATAATACGGGCACCTTGCAACCTTTTTCTCGGCAAAACACATTGAGTGATATGCACCTTCTGCAACAAGAAGTTATGTTCAGGAAGATGCAAGAACTCCAGAGGCAGCAGCAAATTCAGCAAGTAGAAGCAAGACAACATCAAATTCAGCAAGTAGAAGCAAGGCAGCAGCAAATCCAGCATGTAGAAGCAAGGCAGCAATTAATGAGTCAGATCCCATTTGGTGGCAGACAAGCATCCGGTAATCATTCACCTGCCATCTCAAATGGAAATCCAATTTCTCAAGTAAATGAAGTACTGAATCATCATTGGTCTGGTGAACTTGCTTCAGCTAATGGAAGTTGGATGCATCGTGATGCTGCAACTATTCAAGGATCCCCTAGTGGACATAAATTTTCTCCTGAACAAGGCCAGGCATTGAACTTCATGGGGCTGGTTCCTTCTCATGTTGATGAATCTCTTTACGGGGTTCCAATTTCTAGTACAAGGATCGATTCAAACCAAGATTCTCAGACCTCACTTAATAAAAGTTCTACACATAAAATGATGACCTCAAGTAATCACTTTCACAGTAATAAATTTTCTGGATTCCAGGTGGAAAATAGCAATAGGGATGAGAATTCCATTTATAGACATGATGATCGAGaggaaaatatattttctcatgCGCCTAGAAGAAGTGTGGAGAATGTTAATCAAGTGGGCATCCTTCAAAGGAATGCATTTTTGTCCAATGCGCATGAAAGACATGAGCTAGCTGATCCTGCAAAAACGTTACAAGAGAAAATGGTATTGCAGTCCACTTCCCATACACCAGCTGGTCTGGATCCTGATGAAGAAAGAATCTTGTATGGTGATGGTAATATATGGGATGCATTAGGAGACGGCCCCAGTGCTGGTGCTGAAGGATCTAGTTTGTTACATGGCACGGGATTCTCAAATGCCCTACCATCTCTCCAAAGTGGGAGTTGGAGTGCCTTAATGCAGTCTGCCGTTGCAGAAACCTCCAGCAGTGATGTAGGGTTTCGGGAAGAAACTAATGGTCCACATTTTCCGTATTCTGAGATTCAAGATGGTAACAACCAAATATATGAAGCTAATGCTAAGCAGGAAAGTATATTAGGTGAGAATAAGTCAAATATGTCATCAACTATGCATTCCCGCTCCGGTTCCTTATATGATGGTGtgaatttaaacaataattgtGGTGTTGCCACGGGATCTCAACAATCTGGATCTAGAATGTCATATCAACAAGGCAACAAGCTTCAGGATTCTTTCAATAAATCCTTCAAACACTCCCATGAAGAAAGAAATGAATCTTTAAATGGCGTCTCTTTACAAAAAGCAGTTGCGGAGGAAAGTCAGGTTTATGGAAATGCTGCTCATTCTGGGGTCTCAGAGATGGGTGTGAAGAATACCTCTATGCCTTGTGCTCTTCCAGATTCATACATTGGCATGGGACAACCTTCGTGTAAGCCAAATGGTCGAGATCTAAACGAGTCCGGGCCTTTGAATGGAGATCTAGTGCAAGTTCATGGGAATGCATCTTCATTGAAACTTCCAGAAAGTAATGATCAGACAAGGTCGAGGTACCAAGAAATGGGTCATCCTGGTGGTTTGTGGAGACCTAATGCTATTTCAAATTCACATGGAAGACTAGCCTCTAGTTCACTGGCTGGTGGAGGAAATCCAAAGCTGAGTAACATTGCTGGAATGTCAAATCCTGATAATCTGCAGGTCAGTCAAGACATTAACCAAACTCTTCCCCATACTGATAATTTTGCTTACTGGAAGCAAGCTGATTCATCAATGAGGAAGAATGTGAATGAAGGTCAAGTGAAATCTAATAGTGGTCCTAATGAGAGCCCTCAAGTACTGGAATCGTATAACTCCAATAAAGCTGGTATTAAAGTGCATGAGAAGGAGAATGATGgagatgaaaattcttttgaggGCAATCAGTCAAATAAATCTCACCATACTTTTTCGGGTGGTTTGAATGACATTGCTCGTTCAGATGTTGATTCTAGGGCTTTTTCTGGAGCCAATCAAAAGATGTCTGGTTCGGCAGGTAGAAAACCTCCTGTTCGCAGGTTTCAGTACCATCCCATGGGAAATTTGAATGATGAAATGGATCCTTCACATGGAGGAGGGCATGCTAATCATCCACACATTGCATCTGAGCAGATTAGTCAAGGATTGCTTGGTCAAAACCAAGGGCATCGCGGGCAGTCGAGAGTGTCTGGTCAAGTCACTAAAAACAATTTTGAGACAGATAAG GGGTATTTGCCTACTGATTctcaaggaaaaagaaaaagggaAGAGAAGGGGACTTATCCTGGTAGTTCACTCAAAAGTTCTGCTCTTAGTGTTCCCACTAGTAGTACTTCTTCCCAAAATAAGGGTCTCCAGTCGAG TCAACATATGCTTGAGCTTATTCAGAAAGTGGATCAGCCGAAAGATAACAACTTGTTACATTTGAGGTCTTCTCAAATAAAGTCGTCTAGTACACCGGAAGATGAAATTTCTGATGGATCTGAAGGTCAAATTCAGCAAAACAGATCGTTTGCTTCTCGAGGTTTTGGTTTGCAACTCGGACCGCCTTCACAGGGACAGCTACAACCCAATGAATTGGCTCCTCCTCAGGACCCTAGGAAGATGGTCAGTTCACTGAGTGCAACTCGTATTACTCAAGAGGGATATGGACTGAAGCAGACAGGTGGTTTGCTGAACCAGATCATACCTGGCATCAACATGCGTGCGACAGCTGCGACTACATCTTTAGATGGTCATTCCTTGCAATTTAAGCGGATTGATGAGTCTAGTAGTGGAGTTCATACTGATGCATCTTCATCAGCGTCATTTTCTCATAATGCTGGCATGATTTCACCTGATAATGCTCTCTCATTGGCAGATGCATCTCAACTGACTAGAACCAGACATTCTCATGAACAATTCGTATCTCAGGGTTCTGGAGGGAATATTTTGCCCTCAATTGGGTCTGTTGTTGCTTCAAACCAATCTAAACATACAGGCTTCCCAAAATTAGTTCCTAATGAATGGGTCAATGTTCCACGGCCTAATGCCTCAAGGGTTTTCCAGCCAGGTACTCTCAGTGGTGATGCAACAccaacttcatcttcttcacagCATATGGAGGAGAAAGATGCAGAAAAAGCAGGGAGGGGTTCATCAAATGTGAATTCCCCAGGATTGGTTCAAGAAGAGACACAAGTCCGAGAAAGGGTTGTTGATCAGCGAGCTGGGTCTGTTGACAGTGATCTGACTGGAAAGGTAACTGCAACTCAAGTGAAAGAAGTTGGAGCTTTTATGCATTCTAGTTCTAATCAGAGAGATATTGAAGCATTTGGCCGCACTTTGATAAGTCAAAATTATTCTTTACTTCATCAAGTTAAGGCCATGAAGAATCCAGAGATGAACTTGTGTGACGGAGATTTGAACAGATTGAAAATGCCAGACAATGCCTTGATCCCCCAGAAGATAGCTCAATTTAGTGAATCAAGTACATCCACCTTTGATAGATTAAATCTTAATGCAGTTACATCCAATGATTCTAAAATGCTAAAATTTTCAGGGCCAATGGATAAAGGGGAGAGAAATGTACCTTCTCAGGCTGAGCTTGGGCTTGACTCAAGGATTCCTAATCATTATTATCAGATTAGTCCTCAGATGGCACCTTCCTGGTTTAATAAGTTTGGAACAATGAATAATGGGCAGGTATTACCTGCCCATGATGATGCTCGAAACGCAAGCACCTTGAAGACAACGGATCAGGCAATAACTCTTGGGATGTCTTACAGTATACATTCACCGCTTCTATCCAAACAAGTCGATGCCATGGCTGAGCCTAGTCAGGTTGTCAATATCTTGGGAAGTTCAACAAGCAATTCTCTTCCTACTGAATCGTCTTTGCAAATGTTACCCCAAGGTATTATTGATACACCTTTGCCTGTTGTGAGACAAAAGAAGCGGAAGACTGCCACATCAGAGCTTCTTCCTTGGCACAAGGAATTAAGTCAGGGTCCTCAAAACATACCTTCTATAAG TATTGCGGAGGAAAAATGGGCTAAAGCCGCAAACCGCTTGATAGACAAG GTGGACGAAGATGCTGAAAACGAAGATGTTCGAGGCACAAAGAGGCTTAAAAGACGACTTATCTTGACTACCCAGCTCATGCAGCAATTATTCTACCCTCCCTCATCTGTTCATCTATCTGCAGATGCCAGTTCAAGCTACCACAGTGTTTGTTACTCTGCAGCTCGTTTAACACTAGGGGATGCTTGCAGCTTATCATGCTTAGGAAGTGATGATGATGCCACACTTGCCAATGAAAGCAT CTTGTTGGATAAGCACAAGAATTTGAGGGGAAGGAACAGGGAACATTTATCAACGGACATTGAAGTCTTCCTTAATAGAGCACAGAAACTGGAAATCGAATTCACAAG ATTGGACAAAAGAGTGTCAGTATTGGATTCAAGACTAGAATGCCAAGATCTGGAGAAGTTTTCAGTAATAAATCGTTTTGCGAAGTTTCATAACCGAGGACAATCATCTGATGGAGGGGCGGATGGAAGCAACTCTCAGCAGAGACTGTACCCACAAAGATATGTTACTGCACTCCCAATGCCATCCAATGTCCCTGATATGGTACAATGCCTGTCACTTTGA
- the LOC124935972 gene encoding uncharacterized protein LOC124935972 isoform X2 has product MTGNEVGYRAHNFFAQDATPGLQPSHSVDGSWTMLGNNMWPESQRHGVPIPNSKNYSVGQSDNSRGTGSHTLPEAHGLNFTQSNFRPELVSRNSPSQNSNVNSYMHGYPGYQTNRNETNFLGVDSETDGHNMNSRGSSFYELQQGPAPGHNLSLDSSEPSDSPVSFDFMGGQQQMSGHNTGTLQPFSRQNTLSDMHLLQQEVMFRKMQELQRQQQIQQVEARQHQIQQVEARQQQIQHVEARQQLMSQIPFGGRQASGNHSPAISNGNPISQVNEVLNHHWSGELASANGSWMHRDAATIQGSPSGHKFSPEQGQALNFMGLVPSHVDESLYGVPISSTRIDSNQDSQTSLNKSSTHKMMTSSNHFHSNKFSGFQVENSNRDENSIYRHDDREENIFSHAPRRSVENVNQVGILQRNAFLSNAHERHELADPAKTLQEKMVLQSTSHTPAGLDPDEERILYGDGNIWDALGDGPSAGAEGSSLLHGTGFSNALPSLQSGSWSALMQSAVAETSSSDVGFREETNGPHFPYSEIQDGNNQIYEANAKQESILGENKSNMSSTMHSRSGSLYDGVNLNNNCGVATGSQQSGSRMSYQQGNKLQDSFNKSFKHSHEERNESLNGVSLQKAVAEESQVYGNAAHSGVSEMGVKNTSMPCALPDSYIGMGQPSCKPNGRDLNESGPLNGDLVQVHGNASSLKLPESNDQTRSRYQEMGHPGGLWRPNAISNSHGRLASSSLAGGGNPKLSNIAGMSNPDNLQVSQDINQTLPHTDNFAYWKQADSSMRKNVNEGQVKSNSGPNESPQVLESYNSNKAGIKVHEKENDGDENSFEGNQSNKSHHTFSGGLNDIARSDVDSRAFSGANQKMSGSAGRKPPVRRFQYHPMGNLNDEMDPSHGGGHANHPHIASEQISQGLLGQNQGHRGQSRVSGQVTKNNFETDKGYLPTDSQGKRKREEKGTYPGSSLKSSALSVPTSSTSSQNKGLQSSQHMLELIQKVDQPKDNNLLHLRSSQIKSSSTPEDEISDGSEGQIQQNRSFASRGFGLQLGPPSQGQLQPNELAPPQDPRKMVSSLSATRITQEGYGLKQTGGLLNQIIPGINMRATAATTSLDGHSLQFKRIDESSSGVHTDASSSASFSHNAGMISPDNALSLADASQLTRTRHSHEQFVSQGSGGNILPSIGSVVASNQSKHTGFPKLVPNEWVNVPRPNASRVFQPGTLSGDATPTSSSSQHMEEKDAEKAGRGSSNVNSPGLVQEETQVRERVVDQRAGSVDSDLTGKVTATQVKEVGAFMHSSSNQRDIEAFGRTLISQNYSLLHQVKAMKNPEMNLCDGDLNRLKMPDNALIPQKIAQFSESRPMDKGERNVPSQAELGLDSRIPNHYYQISPQMAPSWFNKFGTMNNGQVLPAHDDARNASTLKTTDQAITLGMSYSIHSPLLSKQVDAMAEPSQVVNILGSSTSNSLPTESSLQMLPQGIIDTPLPVVRQKKRKTATSELLPWHKELSQGPQNIPSISIAEEKWAKAANRLIDKVDEDAENEDVRGTKRLKRRLILTTQLMQQLFYPPSSVHLSADASSSYHSVCYSAARLTLGDACSLSCLGSDDDATLANESILLDKHKNLRGRNREHLSTDIEVFLNRAQKLEIEFTRLDKRVSVLDSRLECQDLEKFSVINRFAKFHNRGQSSDGGADGSNSQQRLYPQRYVTALPMPSNVPDMVQCLSL; this is encoded by the exons ATGACTGGGAACGAAGTTGGATACAGGGCTCACAACTTCTTTGCACAGGATGCAACCCCTGGCCTCCAACCCTCTCATTCTGTGGATGGTAGTTGGACAATGCTTGGTAACAATATGTGGCCTGAAAGCCAGAGACATGGAGTTCCCATCCccaattcaaaaaattatagtGTTGGACAATCAG ATAATAGTAGAGGAACTGGCAGCCATACGTTGCCAGAAGCGCATGGATTGAACTTTACGCAATCAAATTTTAGGCCAGAGCTTGTTAGCAGGAATTCTCCAAGCCAAAACTCAAATGTCAATAGCTACATGCACGGATATCCGGGTTACCAAACAAACCGGAATGAGACAAATTTCTTAGGAGTAGATTCTGAAACTGATGGCCACAATATGAATTCAAGAGGTTCTTCTTTCTATGAATTGCAGCAAGGACCTGCTCCTGGACATAACTTATCTCTAGATAGTTCAGAACCATCTGATTCTCCTGTTAGTTTTGATTTTATGGGTGGCCAGCAACAAATGAGTGGCCATAATACGGGCACCTTGCAACCTTTTTCTCGGCAAAACACATTGAGTGATATGCACCTTCTGCAACAAGAAGTTATGTTCAGGAAGATGCAAGAACTCCAGAGGCAGCAGCAAATTCAGCAAGTAGAAGCAAGACAACATCAAATTCAGCAAGTAGAAGCAAGGCAGCAGCAAATCCAGCATGTAGAAGCAAGGCAGCAATTAATGAGTCAGATCCCATTTGGTGGCAGACAAGCATCCGGTAATCATTCACCTGCCATCTCAAATGGAAATCCAATTTCTCAAGTAAATGAAGTACTGAATCATCATTGGTCTGGTGAACTTGCTTCAGCTAATGGAAGTTGGATGCATCGTGATGCTGCAACTATTCAAGGATCCCCTAGTGGACATAAATTTTCTCCTGAACAAGGCCAGGCATTGAACTTCATGGGGCTGGTTCCTTCTCATGTTGATGAATCTCTTTACGGGGTTCCAATTTCTAGTACAAGGATCGATTCAAACCAAGATTCTCAGACCTCACTTAATAAAAGTTCTACACATAAAATGATGACCTCAAGTAATCACTTTCACAGTAATAAATTTTCTGGATTCCAGGTGGAAAATAGCAATAGGGATGAGAATTCCATTTATAGACATGATGATCGAGaggaaaatatattttctcatgCGCCTAGAAGAAGTGTGGAGAATGTTAATCAAGTGGGCATCCTTCAAAGGAATGCATTTTTGTCCAATGCGCATGAAAGACATGAGCTAGCTGATCCTGCAAAAACGTTACAAGAGAAAATGGTATTGCAGTCCACTTCCCATACACCAGCTGGTCTGGATCCTGATGAAGAAAGAATCTTGTATGGTGATGGTAATATATGGGATGCATTAGGAGACGGCCCCAGTGCTGGTGCTGAAGGATCTAGTTTGTTACATGGCACGGGATTCTCAAATGCCCTACCATCTCTCCAAAGTGGGAGTTGGAGTGCCTTAATGCAGTCTGCCGTTGCAGAAACCTCCAGCAGTGATGTAGGGTTTCGGGAAGAAACTAATGGTCCACATTTTCCGTATTCTGAGATTCAAGATGGTAACAACCAAATATATGAAGCTAATGCTAAGCAGGAAAGTATATTAGGTGAGAATAAGTCAAATATGTCATCAACTATGCATTCCCGCTCCGGTTCCTTATATGATGGTGtgaatttaaacaataattgtGGTGTTGCCACGGGATCTCAACAATCTGGATCTAGAATGTCATATCAACAAGGCAACAAGCTTCAGGATTCTTTCAATAAATCCTTCAAACACTCCCATGAAGAAAGAAATGAATCTTTAAATGGCGTCTCTTTACAAAAAGCAGTTGCGGAGGAAAGTCAGGTTTATGGAAATGCTGCTCATTCTGGGGTCTCAGAGATGGGTGTGAAGAATACCTCTATGCCTTGTGCTCTTCCAGATTCATACATTGGCATGGGACAACCTTCGTGTAAGCCAAATGGTCGAGATCTAAACGAGTCCGGGCCTTTGAATGGAGATCTAGTGCAAGTTCATGGGAATGCATCTTCATTGAAACTTCCAGAAAGTAATGATCAGACAAGGTCGAGGTACCAAGAAATGGGTCATCCTGGTGGTTTGTGGAGACCTAATGCTATTTCAAATTCACATGGAAGACTAGCCTCTAGTTCACTGGCTGGTGGAGGAAATCCAAAGCTGAGTAACATTGCTGGAATGTCAAATCCTGATAATCTGCAGGTCAGTCAAGACATTAACCAAACTCTTCCCCATACTGATAATTTTGCTTACTGGAAGCAAGCTGATTCATCAATGAGGAAGAATGTGAATGAAGGTCAAGTGAAATCTAATAGTGGTCCTAATGAGAGCCCTCAAGTACTGGAATCGTATAACTCCAATAAAGCTGGTATTAAAGTGCATGAGAAGGAGAATGATGgagatgaaaattcttttgaggGCAATCAGTCAAATAAATCTCACCATACTTTTTCGGGTGGTTTGAATGACATTGCTCGTTCAGATGTTGATTCTAGGGCTTTTTCTGGAGCCAATCAAAAGATGTCTGGTTCGGCAGGTAGAAAACCTCCTGTTCGCAGGTTTCAGTACCATCCCATGGGAAATTTGAATGATGAAATGGATCCTTCACATGGAGGAGGGCATGCTAATCATCCACACATTGCATCTGAGCAGATTAGTCAAGGATTGCTTGGTCAAAACCAAGGGCATCGCGGGCAGTCGAGAGTGTCTGGTCAAGTCACTAAAAACAATTTTGAGACAGATAAG GGGTATTTGCCTACTGATTctcaaggaaaaagaaaaagggaAGAGAAGGGGACTTATCCTGGTAGTTCACTCAAAAGTTCTGCTCTTAGTGTTCCCACTAGTAGTACTTCTTCCCAAAATAAGGGTCTCCAGTCGAG TCAACATATGCTTGAGCTTATTCAGAAAGTGGATCAGCCGAAAGATAACAACTTGTTACATTTGAGGTCTTCTCAAATAAAGTCGTCTAGTACACCGGAAGATGAAATTTCTGATGGATCTGAAGGTCAAATTCAGCAAAACAGATCGTTTGCTTCTCGAGGTTTTGGTTTGCAACTCGGACCGCCTTCACAGGGACAGCTACAACCCAATGAATTGGCTCCTCCTCAGGACCCTAGGAAGATGGTCAGTTCACTGAGTGCAACTCGTATTACTCAAGAGGGATATGGACTGAAGCAGACAGGTGGTTTGCTGAACCAGATCATACCTGGCATCAACATGCGTGCGACAGCTGCGACTACATCTTTAGATGGTCATTCCTTGCAATTTAAGCGGATTGATGAGTCTAGTAGTGGAGTTCATACTGATGCATCTTCATCAGCGTCATTTTCTCATAATGCTGGCATGATTTCACCTGATAATGCTCTCTCATTGGCAGATGCATCTCAACTGACTAGAACCAGACATTCTCATGAACAATTCGTATCTCAGGGTTCTGGAGGGAATATTTTGCCCTCAATTGGGTCTGTTGTTGCTTCAAACCAATCTAAACATACAGGCTTCCCAAAATTAGTTCCTAATGAATGGGTCAATGTTCCACGGCCTAATGCCTCAAGGGTTTTCCAGCCAGGTACTCTCAGTGGTGATGCAACAccaacttcatcttcttcacagCATATGGAGGAGAAAGATGCAGAAAAAGCAGGGAGGGGTTCATCAAATGTGAATTCCCCAGGATTGGTTCAAGAAGAGACACAAGTCCGAGAAAGGGTTGTTGATCAGCGAGCTGGGTCTGTTGACAGTGATCTGACTGGAAAGGTAACTGCAACTCAAGTGAAAGAAGTTGGAGCTTTTATGCATTCTAGTTCTAATCAGAGAGATATTGAAGCATTTGGCCGCACTTTGATAAGTCAAAATTATTCTTTACTTCATCAAGTTAAGGCCATGAAGAATCCAGAGATGAACTTGTGTGACGGAGATTTGAACAGATTGAAAATGCCAGACAATGCCTTGATCCCCCAGAAGATAGCTCAATTTAGTGAATCAA GGCCAATGGATAAAGGGGAGAGAAATGTACCTTCTCAGGCTGAGCTTGGGCTTGACTCAAGGATTCCTAATCATTATTATCAGATTAGTCCTCAGATGGCACCTTCCTGGTTTAATAAGTTTGGAACAATGAATAATGGGCAGGTATTACCTGCCCATGATGATGCTCGAAACGCAAGCACCTTGAAGACAACGGATCAGGCAATAACTCTTGGGATGTCTTACAGTATACATTCACCGCTTCTATCCAAACAAGTCGATGCCATGGCTGAGCCTAGTCAGGTTGTCAATATCTTGGGAAGTTCAACAAGCAATTCTCTTCCTACTGAATCGTCTTTGCAAATGTTACCCCAAGGTATTATTGATACACCTTTGCCTGTTGTGAGACAAAAGAAGCGGAAGACTGCCACATCAGAGCTTCTTCCTTGGCACAAGGAATTAAGTCAGGGTCCTCAAAACATACCTTCTATAAG TATTGCGGAGGAAAAATGGGCTAAAGCCGCAAACCGCTTGATAGACAAG GTGGACGAAGATGCTGAAAACGAAGATGTTCGAGGCACAAAGAGGCTTAAAAGACGACTTATCTTGACTACCCAGCTCATGCAGCAATTATTCTACCCTCCCTCATCTGTTCATCTATCTGCAGATGCCAGTTCAAGCTACCACAGTGTTTGTTACTCTGCAGCTCGTTTAACACTAGGGGATGCTTGCAGCTTATCATGCTTAGGAAGTGATGATGATGCCACACTTGCCAATGAAAGCAT CTTGTTGGATAAGCACAAGAATTTGAGGGGAAGGAACAGGGAACATTTATCAACGGACATTGAAGTCTTCCTTAATAGAGCACAGAAACTGGAAATCGAATTCACAAG ATTGGACAAAAGAGTGTCAGTATTGGATTCAAGACTAGAATGCCAAGATCTGGAGAAGTTTTCAGTAATAAATCGTTTTGCGAAGTTTCATAACCGAGGACAATCATCTGATGGAGGGGCGGATGGAAGCAACTCTCAGCAGAGACTGTACCCACAAAGATATGTTACTGCACTCCCAATGCCATCCAATGTCCCTGATATGGTACAATGCCTGTCACTTTGA